From the genome of Mesorhizobium japonicum MAFF 303099, one region includes:
- a CDS encoding class I SAM-dependent methyltransferase — MPAEALKTLFHPFEAEALSLPRKGERILFLGAEPGLRVPPGFEATLHLIQGFRPHFRALQTAGFTVTPQAEGDGFDAALVLAGRHRGQNELRIAEALERVAPRGLVVVAGGKDDGIASLRKRVDELVPLDGHMPKYHGIAFWLRSPADVQAAATLRAANPALLIEGRFHTAPGMFSFDRIDAGSKLLADNLPGDLRGNAADFCAGWGYVAAEMAARSSGLSGLDLYEADFDALEAAKGNLANTVAQGFFWTDLLAEPVERRYDVIAMNPPFHRSRAAEPEIGVGMIRAAAKALKPGGRLFMVANRQLPYESVLSAAFASHAELARDGMFKVFSARR; from the coding sequence ATGCCCGCTGAAGCGCTGAAGACGCTTTTCCATCCGTTCGAGGCTGAGGCTCTCTCCTTGCCGCGAAAGGGCGAGCGCATCCTCTTCCTCGGCGCCGAGCCCGGCCTGCGCGTGCCGCCGGGTTTCGAGGCAACGCTGCATCTCATACAGGGCTTCCGGCCGCATTTCCGCGCATTGCAGACGGCGGGCTTTACCGTGACGCCGCAAGCCGAGGGGGACGGTTTTGATGCCGCCCTGGTGCTCGCCGGCCGTCACCGCGGCCAGAACGAACTGCGTATCGCCGAGGCCCTCGAGCGCGTGGCGCCGCGCGGACTTGTCGTCGTCGCCGGCGGCAAGGACGACGGCATTGCCAGCCTGCGCAAGCGCGTCGACGAACTCGTGCCGCTCGACGGCCATATGCCGAAATATCACGGCATCGCCTTCTGGCTGCGCAGCCCGGCGGATGTGCAAGCCGCCGCTACACTTCGCGCCGCCAATCCCGCTTTGCTGATCGAGGGGCGATTCCACACCGCACCCGGCATGTTCTCCTTCGATCGCATCGATGCGGGTTCGAAACTGCTGGCCGACAACCTGCCCGGTGACCTGCGCGGCAATGCGGCCGATTTCTGCGCCGGCTGGGGTTATGTGGCGGCTGAGATGGCTGCCCGCTCGTCAGGCCTGTCGGGCCTCGATCTCTATGAGGCCGATTTCGATGCGCTGGAGGCGGCCAAGGGCAACCTCGCCAACACAGTGGCGCAAGGCTTCTTCTGGACGGATCTGCTCGCCGAGCCGGTCGAGCGCCGTTACGACGTCATCGCCATGAACCCGCCCTTCCACCGCAGCCGTGCGGCCGAGCCCGAGATCGGCGTCGGCATGATCCGCGCGGCAGCCAAGGCGTTGAAGCCCGGTGGCAGGCTGTTCATGGTCGCCAACCGCCAGCTTCCCTATGAGTCCGTGCTGTCGGCGGCCTTTGCCAGCCATGCCGAGCTTGCCCGCGACGGCATGTTCAAGGTGTTTTCCGCACGGCGCTGA
- a CDS encoding putative bifunctional diguanylate cyclase/phosphodiesterase: MPAVSNPKRTPVFRLLTIASSGIGSFILGIWGLKHGLGDGFAGISMDMMVAIMAALCALAASVAAMSFFAGVDESADFVFNETHFDKLTGLLARPAMVGKIAEAACATSRTGEPVFLIDIDIDRFKQINDAIGYTQGDELIRAFTKRLQTCVPARAMVGRIGAGEFAVLLPDHQIQGTMESMVERLIDEMMEPYELSTHQQSVSLSVGIVAMPKDGVDPVLILRRSNLALQNARAGGVGNWSVFDSEMGRVADHRQWVESELHTAFERGDFDLHYQPQLDLPTGRIIGYEALIRWNHPERGMIPPMEFIQIAEETGMINPIGEWVLRKACSDAHHLPDDCFVAVNISPVQFMTKDFVGIVRDTMRATGIKPSRLELEVTETAMMQDRDRAAAILKELAEMGISVAVDDFGTGYSNLSYLIDFSFGKLKIDRSFVSRIGTDSSSGAVVSTIVGLSRALGVSIIAEGVETESQATLLRAAGCEVVQGYLFGRPAPLKFRLGDQHATDEVRRVASLH; this comes from the coding sequence ATGCCTGCCGTCAGCAACCCGAAGCGAACACCCGTGTTTCGACTGCTCACCATAGCAAGTTCGGGCATTGGCAGTTTTATCCTCGGCATCTGGGGGCTGAAGCACGGTCTCGGCGACGGGTTTGCCGGCATATCGATGGACATGATGGTCGCGATCATGGCCGCGCTTTGCGCGCTGGCGGCGTCGGTGGCGGCCATGTCGTTCTTCGCCGGTGTCGATGAATCGGCGGATTTCGTCTTCAACGAAACCCATTTCGACAAGCTGACCGGACTGCTGGCACGCCCGGCGATGGTCGGCAAGATCGCCGAGGCGGCATGCGCGACAAGCCGAACCGGGGAACCGGTGTTCCTGATCGACATCGACATCGACCGGTTCAAGCAGATCAACGACGCGATCGGCTATACGCAGGGCGACGAGTTGATCCGCGCCTTCACCAAGCGGCTGCAGACCTGCGTGCCCGCACGCGCCATGGTCGGGCGTATCGGCGCTGGCGAGTTCGCGGTGCTGCTTCCGGATCATCAGATCCAGGGAACGATGGAAAGCATGGTCGAAAGGCTCATCGATGAAATGATGGAGCCCTATGAACTGAGCACCCATCAGCAATCGGTGAGCCTGTCGGTGGGTATCGTTGCCATGCCCAAGGATGGCGTCGATCCGGTCCTTATCCTGCGCCGCTCCAATCTGGCGCTGCAGAATGCGCGCGCCGGCGGGGTCGGCAACTGGTCGGTGTTCGACAGCGAGATGGGGCGTGTCGCCGATCATCGCCAGTGGGTGGAATCCGAACTGCACACCGCTTTCGAGCGAGGAGACTTCGACCTCCACTATCAGCCGCAGCTCGACCTGCCGACCGGCCGCATCATCGGCTACGAGGCGCTGATCCGCTGGAACCATCCCGAACGCGGCATGATCCCACCCATGGAGTTCATCCAGATCGCCGAGGAAACCGGCATGATCAACCCGATCGGCGAATGGGTTCTGCGCAAGGCTTGCAGCGACGCCCACCATCTGCCGGACGACTGTTTCGTCGCCGTCAACATCTCGCCGGTTCAGTTCATGACCAAGGACTTCGTCGGCATCGTGCGCGACACGATGAGGGCCACCGGCATCAAGCCGTCGCGGCTTGAGCTGGAAGTGACCGAGACGGCGATGATGCAGGACCGCGACCGCGCGGCCGCCATACTGAAAGAACTTGCCGAAATGGGCATCTCCGTTGCCGTCGACGATTTCGGCACCGGCTATTCCAACCTCAGCTACCTCATCGACTTCTCGTTCGGCAAGTTGAAGATCGACCGCTCCTTCGTCAGCCGCATCGGTACCGATTCCAGCTCAGGCGCTGTTGTCTCGACCATCGTCGGGCTTTCGCGCGCGCTCGGCGTCAGCATCATCGCCGAAGGCGTCGAGACCGAGAGCCAGGCGACACTGTTGCGGGCCGCCGGCTGCGAAGTGGTGCAGGGCTACCTGTTCGGCCGGCCGGCACCGCTCAAGTTCAGGCTTGGCGACCAGCACGCCACCGACGAGGTCCGGCGCGTCGCCAGCCTGCATTAA
- the rpsO gene encoding 30S ribosomal protein S15, which translates to MSITAERKKELMGEFATAKGDTGSPEVQVAILSERIKNLTDHFKDHKKDNHSRRGLLALVSQRRSLLDYLKRKDDVRYQTLIEKLGLRR; encoded by the coding sequence ATGTCGATTACTGCCGAGCGCAAAAAGGAATTGATGGGTGAATTCGCGACCGCCAAGGGCGATACCGGGTCTCCGGAAGTCCAGGTGGCCATCCTTTCCGAGCGCATCAAGAACTTGACCGACCATTTCAAGGACCACAAGAAGGATAACCATTCCCGCCGTGGTCTGCTCGCTCTCGTGTCCCAGCGCCGCAGCCTGCTTGACTACCTCAAGCGCAAGGACGACGTGCGCTATCAGACACTGATCGAGAAGCTCGGTCTGCGCCGTTGA
- the rbfA gene encoding 30S ribosome-binding factor RbfA, translated as MPRPTTSSPSQRMLRVAEQVRHALSETLQRGEIIDPLIENTVVSVSEVRMSPDLRVATAFVSPLGAKDTDAVVEALNKHAKFVRGRVSGALRQMKFMPEFRFKLDTSFDNFARINDLLKSPEVARDLDADDDKTKDDRAKDDKDSE; from the coding sequence ATGCCCCGTCCAACCACATCCAGCCCGTCCCAGCGTATGCTGCGCGTTGCCGAACAGGTGCGCCACGCGCTCTCCGAAACCTTGCAGCGTGGTGAGATCATCGATCCGCTGATCGAAAATACCGTTGTGTCGGTCTCGGAAGTGCGCATGTCGCCCGACCTGAGGGTCGCCACCGCTTTCGTTTCGCCGCTTGGCGCCAAGGACACCGACGCAGTTGTCGAGGCGTTGAACAAGCATGCGAAATTCGTCCGCGGTCGTGTCTCCGGCGCTCTGCGGCAGATGAAGTTCATGCCGGAGTTCCGCTTCAAGCTCGACACCTCTTTCGACAATTTCGCCAGGATCAACGATCTGCTGAAGTCGCCCGAAGTGGCACGCGATCTCGATGCGGACGACGACAAGACCAAGGACGACAGGGCCAAAGACGACAAGGACAGCGAATAA
- the truB gene encoding tRNA pseudouridine(55) synthase TruB — MGRRGKKKGRPVSGWVVLDKPVGMGSTEAVSKIKWLFQAEKAGHAGTLDPLASGMLPIALGEATKTVPYVQDGAKIYRFTVAWGQERSTDDLEGPVTKSSDLRPAEAEVKALLPKYTGVIMQTPPQFSAIKIAGERAYDLAREGETVDIPAREIEIGRLDIIEHHADHTVFEVECGKGTYVRSLARDMGRDLGCFGHISDLRRVEVEPFTSEDFVTIAELEAARFGAQGEDKPEPADDADAIDVPVDFGAIDALLVDTSAALDCLPQIAISDDAATKIRLGNPVIIRGRDAPVEAEEACATARGKLVAIGAIEQGMFKPKRVFAG, encoded by the coding sequence ATGGGGCGCCGCGGCAAGAAGAAGGGCCGGCCGGTCTCCGGCTGGGTGGTGCTGGACAAGCCGGTGGGGATGGGTTCCACCGAGGCCGTGTCCAAGATCAAATGGCTGTTCCAGGCGGAAAAGGCTGGCCATGCCGGCACGCTCGATCCGCTGGCTTCCGGCATGCTGCCGATCGCGCTCGGCGAAGCCACCAAGACGGTGCCCTATGTGCAGGACGGCGCCAAGATCTACCGCTTCACCGTCGCCTGGGGGCAGGAGCGCTCGACCGACGATCTTGAAGGGCCAGTGACGAAGAGTTCAGACCTCCGTCCGGCGGAAGCCGAGGTCAAGGCGCTGCTACCGAAATACACCGGCGTCATCATGCAGACGCCGCCGCAATTCTCGGCCATCAAGATCGCGGGCGAACGCGCCTACGATCTCGCCCGCGAAGGCGAGACGGTCGACATTCCCGCCCGCGAGATCGAGATCGGCCGCCTCGACATCATCGAGCACCATGCCGACCACACCGTTTTCGAGGTCGAATGCGGCAAGGGCACCTATGTGCGCTCGCTGGCACGCGACATGGGCCGTGACCTCGGCTGCTTCGGCCATATCAGCGATTTGCGCCGGGTCGAGGTCGAGCCGTTCACATCGGAGGATTTCGTCACCATCGCCGAGCTGGAAGCCGCCCGTTTCGGTGCGCAAGGCGAGGACAAGCCGGAGCCTGCCGACGACGCCGATGCGATTGACGTGCCGGTGGACTTCGGCGCGATCGACGCGCTTCTGGTCGACACCTCAGCTGCCTTAGACTGCCTGCCGCAGATCGCCATCAGCGACGATGCGGCGACCAAGATCCGCCTCGGCAATCCGGTCATCATTCGCGGCCGCGACGCGCCCGTCGAGGCGGAGGAAGCCTGTGCCACGGCCCGTGGTAAGCTGGTTGCCATCGGCGCGATCGAACAAGGCATGTTCAAGCCCAAGCGGGTCTTTGCCGGGTGA
- the corA gene encoding magnesium/cobalt transporter CorA, producing the protein MAKADAVKRRAPAKTRRPPVGASPGTLIADPAARRSELRLTLISPEKFKTIDNASIDDLNVHCDRWPVVWLDCTGLANIPLIEEIGRIFNLHPLALEDVVNTDQRPKVDFFEDHAFVVVRMIDDVTAHRYEQIAVFFGKNFVVTFQEREGDPFDPVRKRIGSSAPNRLRTRGADYLAYALIDAIVDSYFPPVEAAGDQVDGIEDEMLHSTHKHQMRQLHELRRDANVLKGVLWPMRDALATLIRNDVPYVKAETKVFLNDTLDHSLRLIELVETQRDMLTGLIEMHLSLSQARTNDVISYLTIVSVIFMPLTFLVGVWGMNFSPDASPWNMPELRSYYGYPAALVFMLLVAIGLIAFFKWKKWL; encoded by the coding sequence ATGGCAAAGGCCGATGCGGTGAAGAGGCGGGCGCCGGCGAAGACGAGGCGGCCGCCCGTCGGCGCCTCGCCGGGCACGCTGATCGCCGATCCGGCGGCGCGGCGCAGTGAGCTCAGGCTGACGCTGATTTCGCCCGAAAAATTCAAGACCATCGACAATGCCAGCATCGATGATCTCAATGTCCATTGCGACCGCTGGCCGGTCGTCTGGCTGGATTGCACCGGGCTCGCCAACATCCCGCTGATCGAGGAGATCGGCCGGATCTTCAACCTGCATCCGCTGGCCCTGGAGGATGTCGTCAACACCGACCAGCGACCGAAGGTCGATTTCTTCGAGGACCACGCCTTCGTCGTCGTGCGCATGATCGACGATGTCACAGCTCATCGCTACGAGCAGATCGCCGTGTTCTTCGGTAAGAATTTCGTCGTCACTTTCCAGGAACGCGAGGGAGATCCGTTCGACCCGGTACGCAAGCGTATCGGGAGTTCGGCGCCCAACCGCCTGCGCACACGCGGCGCCGACTATCTGGCCTACGCGCTGATCGACGCCATCGTCGACAGCTATTTTCCGCCGGTCGAGGCGGCCGGCGACCAGGTCGACGGCATCGAGGACGAGATGCTGCATTCGACGCACAAGCATCAGATGCGGCAACTGCACGAATTGCGGCGCGACGCCAATGTGCTGAAGGGCGTGCTGTGGCCGATGCGCGATGCGCTGGCGACGCTGATCCGCAACGACGTGCCCTATGTCAAAGCCGAGACCAAGGTTTTCCTCAATGACACACTCGACCATTCGCTCAGGCTGATCGAGCTGGTTGAGACCCAGCGCGACATGCTGACCGGGCTGATCGAGATGCATCTGTCGCTGAGCCAGGCGCGCACCAACGACGTCATCAGCTATCTCACCATCGTCTCGGTCATCTTCATGCCGCTCACCTTCCTGGTCGGCGTCTGGGGCATGAATTTCAGTCCCGATGCCTCGCCATGGAACATGCCGGAACTGCGATCTTACTATGGTTATCCGGCGGCGCTCGTCTTCATGCTGCTTGTCGCGATCGGCCTGATTGCCTTCTTCAAATGGAAAAAATGGCTTTGA
- the infB gene encoding translation initiation factor IF-2: MSDTKSGDDKTLSVTPMKTLTLKRPGMEQGTVRQNFSHGRTKSVVVETKKRKFSLPGDKPEPAAAAPVPVFTPKPPVAAAPVVQEAPKAAPPPPPRAPVERSGMVLNELSRSEMEARRRALEGSKVREVEDRQRAAEEAKRRAEDEERRKREREESARRQAEEEARLQAEAESRRRAEEEARRRAPLAAELATADEEEEVKPKRAGAGAPVRRLVTPEVARPAKPTKGEEDRRRGKLTLNSALSDEDARARSLSSMRRRQEKFKRAMHNEPREKVMREVILPETITIQELAQRMSERAVDVVKFFMKQGQILKPGDVIDADTAELVATEFGHTVRRVAESDIEEGLFNIADNAEDLVPRPPVVTIMGHVDHGKTSLLDAIRNANVVSGEAGGITQHIGAYQVEKNGQKITFIDTPGHAAFTAMRARGAQATDIAILVVAADDSVMPQTIESISHAKAAGVPIIVAINKIDKHDADPQKVRSELLRHEVFVESMGGEVLDVEVSATKGTNLDKLLEAILLQAEILDLKANPDRTAEGVVIEAQLDKGRGPVATVLVQTGTLMPGDILVAGNEWGRVRALVNDRGEQIKEAPPAMPVEVLGLQGTPLAGDRFAVVNNEARAREITEYRQRLAREKAVAKHAGQRGSLEQMMSQLQTSGLKEFPLVIKGDVQGSIEAINAALDKLGTDEVRARIVHAGAGAITESDVSLAETSGAAIIGFNVRANVQARAAAAAAGIEIRYYSIIYNLVDDVKAALSGLLSPERRETFIGNAEILEIFDITKVGKIAGCRVTEGKVERGAGVRLIRDNVVIHEGTLKTLKRFKDEVSEVPGGQECGMAFQNYEDMRVGDIIECFRVEMVTRTL; encoded by the coding sequence ATGAGCGATACGAAATCGGGCGACGACAAGACGTTGAGTGTTACACCGATGAAGACCTTGACGCTGAAGCGCCCCGGCATGGAACAGGGCACCGTGCGCCAGAACTTCTCGCATGGCCGTACCAAGTCGGTCGTGGTCGAGACCAAGAAGCGCAAATTCTCCCTGCCCGGCGACAAGCCGGAGCCGGCTGCTGCTGCCCCTGTGCCCGTCTTCACGCCGAAGCCGCCGGTCGCCGCGGCCCCTGTCGTGCAGGAAGCGCCGAAGGCTGCGCCTCCACCTCCCCCGCGGGCTCCGGTCGAGCGCAGCGGCATGGTGCTGAACGAACTGTCGCGCAGCGAAATGGAAGCCCGCCGCAGGGCGCTGGAAGGATCCAAGGTCCGCGAGGTCGAAGACCGTCAGCGCGCCGCCGAGGAAGCCAAGCGCCGGGCCGAGGACGAGGAGCGGCGCAAGCGTGAGCGCGAGGAATCCGCGCGCCGCCAGGCCGAGGAAGAGGCGCGTCTGCAAGCCGAGGCCGAATCGCGCCGCCGCGCCGAGGAAGAAGCACGCCGCCGCGCACCGCTGGCCGCGGAGCTGGCAACGGCAGACGAAGAAGAAGAGGTCAAGCCGAAGCGGGCTGGCGCCGGCGCGCCTGTGCGTCGCCTCGTCACGCCCGAAGTGGCACGTCCGGCCAAGCCGACCAAGGGCGAGGAAGATCGTCGCCGTGGCAAGCTGACGCTGAATTCCGCGCTTTCCGACGAGGATGCGCGGGCCCGTTCGCTGTCGTCGATGCGTCGCCGCCAGGAGAAGTTCAAGCGCGCGATGCACAATGAGCCGCGCGAGAAAGTCATGCGCGAAGTGATCCTGCCCGAGACCATCACCATCCAGGAACTGGCGCAGCGCATGTCCGAACGTGCGGTCGATGTGGTCAAGTTCTTCATGAAGCAGGGCCAGATCCTGAAGCCGGGCGACGTCATCGACGCCGACACGGCAGAGCTGGTCGCCACCGAATTCGGCCACACGGTCCGCCGCGTTGCCGAGTCCGACATCGAGGAAGGCCTGTTCAACATCGCCGACAATGCCGAGGACCTGGTGCCGCGTCCGCCGGTCGTGACCATCATGGGCCACGTCGACCACGGCAAGACCTCGCTGCTCGATGCCATCCGCAATGCCAATGTCGTTTCCGGCGAAGCCGGCGGCATCACCCAGCATATCGGTGCCTATCAGGTCGAGAAGAACGGTCAGAAGATCACCTTCATCGACACGCCCGGCCACGCCGCCTTCACGGCGATGCGTGCCCGCGGCGCCCAGGCCACGGACATCGCTATCCTGGTGGTGGCGGCCGACGACAGCGTCATGCCGCAGACGATCGAATCGATCAGCCACGCCAAGGCGGCCGGCGTTCCGATCATCGTGGCCATCAACAAGATCGACAAGCATGACGCCGATCCGCAGAAGGTGCGCTCCGAACTGCTGCGCCACGAGGTCTTCGTCGAATCGATGGGCGGTGAAGTGCTTGACGTCGAAGTGTCGGCGACCAAGGGCACCAATCTCGACAAGCTGCTCGAGGCGATCCTGCTGCAGGCCGAAATCCTCGACCTGAAGGCCAATCCGGACCGTACCGCCGAGGGTGTCGTCATCGAAGCGCAGCTCGACAAGGGCCGTGGCCCGGTCGCCACCGTGCTGGTGCAGACCGGTACCTTGATGCCGGGCGACATCCTCGTCGCCGGCAACGAGTGGGGCCGCGTGCGCGCCCTGGTCAACGATCGCGGCGAGCAGATCAAGGAAGCGCCGCCGGCGATGCCGGTCGAGGTGCTCGGCCTTCAGGGAACCCCGCTGGCTGGCGACCGCTTCGCGGTGGTCAACAACGAGGCCCGCGCCCGCGAGATCACCGAATATCGCCAGCGTCTGGCGCGCGAGAAGGCGGTGGCCAAGCATGCTGGCCAGCGCGGCTCGCTCGAACAGATGATGTCGCAGTTGCAGACGAGCGGGCTGAAGGAATTCCCGCTGGTCATCAAGGGCGACGTGCAGGGTTCGATCGAGGCGATCAACGCGGCGTTGGACAAGCTCGGCACCGACGAGGTGCGTGCGCGCATCGTCCATGCCGGCGCCGGCGCCATCACCGAAAGCGACGTCTCGCTGGCGGAAACGTCTGGTGCGGCGATCATCGGCTTCAACGTCCGTGCCAACGTACAGGCACGTGCCGCGGCCGCGGCCGCGGGCATCGAAATCCGCTACTACTCGATCATCTACAACCTCGTGGATGATGTGAAGGCGGCTTTGTCGGGACTGCTGTCGCCGGAGCGTCGCGAGACCTTCATCGGCAATGCCGAGATCCTCGAGATCTTCGACATCACCAAGGTCGGCAAGATCGCCGGCTGCCGTGTCACCGAAGGCAAGGTCGAGCGTGGCGCGGGCGTGCGCCTGATCCGCGACAACGTCGTCATCCATGAAGGCACGCTGAAGACGCTGAAGCGCTTCAAGGACGAGGTTTCGGAAGTCCCCGGCGGCCAGGAGTGCGGCATGGCCTTCCAGAACTACGAGGACATGCGCGTCGGCGACATCATCGAGTGCTTCCGCGTCGAGATGGTGACCCGAACACTCTGA
- the pnp gene encoding polyribonucleotide nucleotidyltransferase, whose amino-acid sequence MFNQHKVEIEWGGRPLILETGKIARQADGAVLATYGETKVLATVVSMKEPKPGLDFFPLTVNYQEKTYAAGKIPGGYFKREGRPSEKETLVSRLIDRPIRPLFADGYKNDTQIVVTVVQHDLENDPDILSIVATSAALTLSGVPFMGPVGGARVGYINGEYVLNPHIDEMQESKLDLVVAGTADAVLMVESEAKELGEELMLGAVMFGHKGFQPVIDAIIKLAEVAAKEPRDFTAPDYSALEGEMLKIVGDELSNAYKITDKQQRYAAVDAVKAKVKAAFAPAEGEEPKYTSEQIGSVFKELQAKVVRWNILDTGSRIDGRDLKTVRKIVSEVGVLPRTHGSALFTRGETQALVVATLGTGEDEQYVDSLTGMYKEKFLLHYNFPPYSVGETGRMGSPGRREIGHGKLAWRAIRPMLPSADQFPYTLRVVSEITESNGSSSMATVCGTSLALMDAGVPLAKPVAGIAMGLIKEGERFAVLSDILGDEDHLGDMDFKVAGTANGITSLQMDIKIEGITEEIMKIALDQAKDGRQHILGEMAHALTGARPELGEFAPRIEVMHIPTDKIRDVIGSGGKVIREIVEKTGAKINIEDDGTVKIASSNAKEIEAAKKWIHTIVAEPEVGEIYEGTVVKTADFGAFVNFFGPRDGLVHISQLANERVAKTSDVVKEGDKVWVKLMGFDERGKVRLSMKVVDQATGKEIVRDKRAEGEEDAA is encoded by the coding sequence ATGTTCAATCAGCACAAAGTGGAAATCGAATGGGGCGGTCGCCCGCTCATCCTCGAAACCGGCAAGATCGCCCGTCAGGCTGACGGCGCTGTGCTCGCCACCTACGGCGAGACCAAGGTTCTGGCCACCGTCGTTTCGATGAAGGAGCCCAAGCCCGGCCTCGATTTCTTTCCGCTGACCGTCAACTACCAGGAAAAGACCTATGCCGCCGGCAAGATCCCGGGCGGCTATTTCAAGCGCGAAGGCCGTCCGAGCGAAAAGGAAACGCTGGTTTCGCGCCTCATCGACCGCCCCATCCGTCCGCTCTTCGCCGACGGCTACAAGAACGACACCCAGATCGTCGTCACCGTCGTTCAGCATGACCTCGAGAACGATCCGGACATCCTGTCGATCGTTGCCACCTCGGCCGCTTTGACCCTGTCGGGCGTTCCCTTCATGGGCCCGGTCGGCGGCGCGCGCGTCGGCTACATCAACGGCGAATACGTCCTCAACCCGCACATCGACGAAATGCAGGAATCCAAGCTCGACCTCGTCGTCGCCGGCACCGCCGACGCCGTGCTGATGGTTGAGTCGGAAGCCAAGGAACTTGGCGAAGAACTGATGCTCGGCGCCGTCATGTTCGGCCACAAGGGCTTTCAGCCGGTCATCGACGCCATCATCAAGCTGGCCGAAGTCGCCGCCAAGGAGCCACGCGACTTCACCGCGCCGGACTATTCCGCGCTCGAAGGCGAGATGCTGAAGATCGTCGGCGACGAGCTCAGCAATGCCTACAAGATCACCGACAAGCAGCAACGCTATGCCGCCGTCGACGCCGTCAAGGCGAAGGTCAAGGCAGCCTTTGCTCCGGCCGAAGGCGAAGAGCCCAAATACACCTCCGAGCAGATCGGCTCGGTGTTCAAGGAACTCCAGGCCAAGGTCGTGCGCTGGAACATCCTCGACACCGGCTCGCGCATCGATGGCCGCGACCTGAAGACGGTCCGCAAGATCGTTTCGGAAGTCGGCGTCCTGCCGCGCACCCATGGTTCGGCACTGTTCACCCGCGGCGAAACCCAGGCGCTGGTCGTGGCCACGCTCGGCACCGGCGAAGACGAGCAGTATGTCGATTCGCTGACCGGCATGTACAAGGAGAAGTTCCTCCTTCACTACAACTTCCCTCCCTATTCCGTCGGTGAGACCGGCCGCATGGGTTCGCCGGGCCGCCGCGAAATCGGCCACGGCAAGCTCGCCTGGCGCGCCATCCGGCCGATGCTGCCGAGCGCTGACCAGTTCCCCTACACGCTGCGTGTCGTCTCGGAGATTACCGAGTCCAACGGCTCGTCCTCGATGGCCACCGTCTGCGGCACCTCCCTGGCGCTGATGGATGCCGGCGTGCCGCTGGCGAAGCCCGTTGCCGGTATCGCCATGGGCCTGATCAAGGAAGGCGAGCGCTTCGCCGTGCTCTCCGACATCCTGGGCGACGAGGATCACCTCGGCGACATGGACTTCAAGGTCGCCGGCACCGCCAACGGCATCACTTCGCTGCAGATGGACATCAAGATCGAGGGCATCACCGAGGAGATCATGAAGATCGCGCTGGACCAGGCCAAGGATGGCCGCCAGCATATCCTCGGCGAAATGGCGCATGCTCTGACCGGCGCACGCCCCGAACTCGGCGAATTCGCACCGCGCATCGAGGTCATGCACATCCCGACCGACAAGATCCGCGATGTCATCGGTTCGGGCGGCAAGGTCATCCGCGAGATCGTCGAGAAGACCGGCGCCAAGATCAACATCGAGGACGACGGCACGGTGAAGATCGCTTCCTCGAACGCCAAGGAGATCGAGGCGGCGAAGAAGTGGATCCACACCATTGTCGCCGAGCCGGAAGTCGGCGAGATCTACGAAGGCACGGTCGTCAAGACCGCCGACTTCGGCGCTTTCGTCAACTTCTTCGGTCCGCGTGACGGCCTCGTCCACATCTCGCAGCTCGCCAATGAGCGCGTTGCCAAGACCTCGGACGTTGTCAAGGAAGGCGACAAGGTTTGGGTCAAGCTGATGGGCTTCGACGAGCGCGGCAAGGTTCGCCTGTCGATGAAGGTCGTCGACCAGGCCACCGGCAAGGAAATCGTGCGCGACAAGAGGGCCGAAGGCGAAGAAGACGCCGCCTGA
- a CDS encoding RNA-binding protein, whose amino-acid sequence MNDRTCIVTRKQAEPDELIRFVVGPDSAVVPDLKRNLPGRGCWVSADRLHIDKAAAKNLFARAFKAQVVVPPDLGGMVDGLLSRSALGMLGLARKAGAISLGATKVESAVRGGLALFVLHATEASDDGVRKISQARRATVHIGGPSILAYKLFSEAELSLALGGTNVIHAAVLAGDAGKAVQKRMVALDRYRGGTPDDLAMLAAVADEDEAAEDME is encoded by the coding sequence ATGAACGATCGCACCTGCATCGTTACCCGCAAGCAGGCCGAACCGGATGAACTGATCCGGTTCGTCGTCGGCCCGGATTCGGCCGTCGTTCCCGATCTCAAGAGAAATCTGCCCGGCCGCGGTTGCTGGGTGAGCGCCGACCGCCTACATATCGACAAGGCGGCGGCCAAGAACCTTTTTGCCCGCGCCTTCAAGGCACAGGTGGTCGTGCCGCCGGATCTTGGCGGCATGGTCGATGGGCTGCTTTCCAGATCCGCTCTGGGCATGCTGGGTCTCGCCCGCAAGGCAGGCGCAATTTCTCTTGGTGCCACCAAGGTTGAGAGTGCCGTGCGCGGTGGGCTTGCGCTTTTCGTGCTCCACGCGACCGAAGCATCGGACGATGGCGTACGCAAGATCAGCCAGGCGCGGCGGGCGACCGTCCATATTGGCGGCCCTTCCATCCTTGCCTACAAACTTTTCTCCGAGGCCGAGTTGAGCTTGGCATTGGGGGGTACAAATGTGATACATGCTGCCGTCCTCGCGGGAGACGCGGGTAAGGCGGTCCAGAAGCGCATGGTTGCGCTCGACCGGTATCGGGGCGGTACCCCGGACGATCTGGCAATGCTTGCGGCCGTTGCTGACGAAGATGAGGCCGCAGAGGATATGGAATGA